In a genomic window of uncultured Flavobacterium sp.:
- a CDS encoding helix-turn-helix domain-containing protein, whose product MAYEKLTLKEKQFFLAKFESILVSKKLFLKKDFSLPELAIESGIPLHTISYLLNSEVNLHFTDYINLKRIEYFKEKINDADWNNLPLKEMILASGFQSRVTCHRAFLKHVGITPSEYLKSNRIVLKEKQFFLAKFESILVSKKLFLKKDFSLQEFAAESEIPLHTISYAFNSQINLHFKDYINLLRIEYFKEKINDPDWKDLTLQKMILASGFQCRTTCYRAFKKHIGITPSKYLTLTRIVPILLGIIALFDFILLH is encoded by the coding sequence ATGGCGTATGAAAAGTTAACATTAAAAGAAAAACAATTTTTTTTAGCAAAATTTGAAAGTATTTTGGTTTCTAAAAAATTATTTCTAAAAAAGGATTTTTCTTTACCGGAACTTGCTATAGAAAGCGGTATTCCTCTTCATACGATTTCGTATTTACTTAATTCGGAAGTTAATCTTCATTTCACAGATTATATAAACTTAAAGAGAATTGAATATTTTAAAGAAAAAATTAACGATGCTGATTGGAATAATTTACCACTAAAAGAAATGATTTTAGCTTCAGGATTTCAGTCCAGAGTGACCTGTCATAGAGCATTTCTAAAGCATGTTGGTATTACTCCATCAGAATATTTGAAATCAAACAGGATCGTATTAAAAGAAAAACAATTTTTTTTAGCAAAATTTGAAAGTATTTTGGTCTCTAAAAAGCTATTTCTAAAAAAAGATTTTTCTTTACAGGAATTTGCTGCCGAAAGTGAAATTCCGCTTCATACTATTTCGTATGCATTTAATTCGCAAATTAATCTTCATTTCAAAGATTATATAAATTTGTTGAGAATTGAATATTTTAAAGAGAAAATTAATGATCCTGATTGGAAGGATTTAACACTACAAAAAATGATTTTGGCTTCAGGATTTCAATGCAGAACAACCTGTTATCGAGCATTTAAAAAACATATTGGTATTACTCCATCAAAATATTTAACATTAACTAGGATAGTGCCTATTTTATTAGGAATTATTGCTCTCTTCGATTTTATATTGCTACACTAA
- a CDS encoding IS3 family transposase has protein sequence MKHSIKKALQEQKINKLEQKIKKSDLKFEILRNAGKHLYEGKSKVFDFILSNEKIYSIRLMSESLGIDRREYHRWKKQPLNETQKRKILIQKEITSLFFAFKMRYGSERIAVELQKTGYQLSSRTVRKYMSELGLSGIVKKN, from the coding sequence ATGAAACATTCCATAAAAAAAGCTTTGCAAGAACAAAAAATTAATAAGCTTGAACAAAAAATTAAAAAATCAGATTTGAAATTTGAAATTCTCAGAAATGCAGGGAAACATCTTTATGAAGGAAAATCTAAAGTTTTTGATTTTATATTAAGCAACGAAAAAATATACTCTATTAGATTAATGTCAGAATCTTTGGGTATAGATAGAAGAGAATATCATAGATGGAAAAAACAACCATTGAATGAAACTCAAAAGAGGAAAATCTTAATACAGAAAGAAATAACTTCATTATTCTTTGCTTTTAAAATGCGCTATGGCAGTGAACGAATTGCCGTAGAACTTCAAAAGACAGGATATCAATTATCAAGTAGGACAGTAAGAAAATATATGAGCGAATTAGGTTTGTCAGGGATAGTAAAAAAGAATTAA
- a CDS encoding IS3 family transposase: MAGKYKKYDRIFKVNAVKLSYKRSTLKELAEELGILPCLLTRWRKEYLKFGEGSFQGSGYDRVHPYEKPIFDLEKKSKEYELRYEILKNATPFLYRGNLAIYQFIRDNEHKYSILRMCEVLEVGYGRYHRWKNNGISEKQRQINILKDDITSLFFRFKKHYGRYKITKELHKMGYKICIKRVGFYMRQLELNYVKKRKFTATTDSKHGYYIAPNVLNRDFKVSDYSKVWVSDITYLQTQKGFLYLTIIMDLYDRKIIGWSLGSRLSTIRTTLPAWEMAITNRTVSNGLIFHSDRGVQYANRAFRNKLDSYKCIRSMSRKGDHLDNAVSESFFSSLKRELLDQGSNLLTRKQMKAEIFEFIENWYNKKRIHSTLNNKTIEQFNTINNLKQLD; this comes from the coding sequence ATGGCAGGAAAGTATAAAAAATATGATCGTATTTTTAAAGTTAATGCTGTTAAATTAAGTTATAAAAGAAGTACTCTTAAAGAGCTTGCCGAAGAACTTGGAATATTACCCTGTTTACTAACACGCTGGCGAAAGGAATATCTAAAATTTGGAGAAGGGAGTTTTCAAGGATCAGGCTATGATAGGGTGCATCCTTACGAGAAACCTATTTTTGATCTGGAAAAAAAATCAAAAGAATATGAACTCAGATACGAGATTTTAAAGAATGCAACGCCTTTTCTTTACCGAGGTAATTTAGCAATTTATCAATTCATCAGAGATAACGAACATAAATATTCAATATTGAGAATGTGTGAAGTCTTAGAAGTGGGTTATGGTAGATATCATCGATGGAAAAATAATGGTATTTCTGAAAAACAACGTCAGATAAATATATTAAAAGACGATATAACATCGTTATTTTTTCGCTTTAAAAAGCATTATGGCAGATATAAAATCACAAAAGAACTGCATAAGATGGGGTATAAAATATGCATAAAGAGGGTAGGGTTTTACATGCGTCAATTAGAATTAAATTACGTCAAGAAAAGAAAATTTACAGCAACTACCGATTCAAAACATGGTTATTACATCGCTCCAAATGTTTTAAATCGAGATTTTAAAGTAAGCGATTATTCTAAAGTATGGGTTTCGGATATTACTTATCTTCAGACCCAAAAAGGGTTTTTATATCTCACGATTATTATGGATTTGTATGACCGAAAAATAATCGGTTGGAGTTTGGGATCTCGGCTTTCCACTATTAGGACGACATTACCTGCTTGGGAAATGGCTATAACTAACCGTACGGTATCAAATGGATTAATATTTCATTCTGACAGAGGAGTTCAATATGCCAATAGAGCATTTCGAAATAAATTAGATTCATATAAATGTATAAGAAGTATGAGTCGTAAAGGAGATCACTTAGATAATGCTGTTTCGGAAAGTTTTTTCAGTTCACTAAAAAGAGAATTATTAGATCAAGGAAGTAATTTGCTTACAAGAAAACAGATGAAAGCAGAAATATTTGAATTTATCGAAAACTGGTACAATAAGAAAAGAATACATTCGACATTGAATAATAAAACTATAGAACAGTTCAATACAATCAATAATTTAAAACAGCTAGATTAA